From the genome of Muricauda sp. SCSIO 64092, one region includes:
- a CDS encoding ABC transporter ATP-binding protein has protein sequence MSKEQEIGKAFDFKLFRRVFGFARNYISILVTVVLSGILSAAFAVFTPIIVQYIINKALDARNDEQLLTAILVMGSVLLGQVIFQLMFNYFANLLGESVIKDLRMRLFQKMMAFKMTYFDKSSIGLLVTRAVADMQRIGEIFSQGFFVIVADVLKMVAAAGVMLVMNWRLALIVFAILPVILVATRLFQRAMKVAFIDVRAQVANLNSFVQERIAGIKIVQLFNREAIEKEKFREINEKHQNAWLKTVWYNSIFFPVAEISNSIGIGLVVYFGVIQQIETMQDTNVGTIVAFFFLMELLFRPLRQIADKFNTLQMGMVAANRVFRILDTDSHISDTGTREIPKVRGSISFSNVRFGYVENEEVLHGISFSANAGETIAIVGATGAGKSTIINLLNRFYEIDSGSISIDGIDIREFKLASLRSNIAVVLQDVFLFADTIANNISLKDDSISLKDIEEAAKQIGVHDFISTLPSGYEYNVKERGIMLSSGQRQLIAFLRAYVSNPGILILDEATSSVDTYTERLIQEATNKITEDRTSIIIAHRLATVKKADKIIVMDSGQIVEMGTHRELLKKDGYYSDLYQAQFLQEELA, from the coding sequence ATGAGCAAGGAGCAGGAGATAGGGAAAGCGTTTGATTTTAAACTCTTTAGACGGGTTTTCGGCTTCGCCAGGAACTATATTTCGATTTTGGTGACCGTAGTGCTATCGGGAATTCTATCGGCTGCTTTTGCGGTTTTTACCCCGATCATAGTGCAATACATCATCAATAAGGCCTTGGACGCCCGGAATGATGAACAACTGTTAACCGCTATATTGGTCATGGGCTCGGTTTTGCTGGGACAGGTCATTTTTCAATTGATGTTCAATTATTTTGCCAATCTGCTGGGGGAGTCCGTAATCAAGGATTTACGAATGAGGCTCTTCCAAAAAATGATGGCCTTTAAAATGACCTATTTTGACAAATCGTCCATAGGGTTGTTGGTCACCAGGGCAGTTGCCGATATGCAGCGTATTGGGGAAATCTTTAGCCAGGGATTTTTTGTGATCGTTGCCGATGTTTTAAAAATGGTGGCAGCCGCCGGGGTAATGTTGGTTATGAACTGGCGTTTGGCATTGATCGTTTTTGCCATACTTCCCGTGATTTTGGTGGCAACACGATTGTTCCAACGGGCCATGAAGGTTGCATTCATTGATGTACGGGCCCAAGTGGCCAATCTTAATTCCTTTGTTCAGGAGCGTATAGCGGGCATAAAAATTGTGCAATTGTTCAACAGGGAGGCCATTGAGAAGGAAAAGTTCAGGGAAATCAATGAAAAACACCAAAATGCATGGCTAAAAACGGTCTGGTACAATAGTATTTTCTTTCCAGTTGCGGAGATTTCCAACTCCATAGGTATTGGCTTGGTGGTTTATTTTGGGGTAATCCAGCAAATTGAGACCATGCAGGATACCAATGTGGGGACCATAGTGGCTTTTTTCTTTTTAATGGAATTGTTGTTTAGGCCGTTAAGGCAAATAGCGGATAAGTTCAATACCCTACAGATGGGAATGGTAGCGGCCAATAGGGTTTTTAGGATTTTGGATACGGACAGTCATATATCGGATACGGGGACCCGGGAAATCCCTAAAGTAAGGGGCAGCATTTCATTTTCCAATGTCCGCTTCGGTTATGTAGAAAATGAAGAAGTGCTGCATGGGATTTCCTTCTCGGCCAATGCAGGCGAAACCATTGCAATTGTAGGGGCTACCGGAGCTGGAAAATCAACTATCATTAATTTGTTGAACAGGTTCTACGAAATTGATTCAGGAAGCATTTCCATTGATGGCATCGATATCAGGGAATTTAAATTGGCATCGCTCCGCTCCAATATTGCCGTGGTGCTCCAAGATGTTTTTCTTTTTGCGGATACCATTGCGAATAACATCTCCCTAAAGGATGACAGCATCTCCCTTAAGGATATTGAAGAAGCGGCAAAGCAAATAGGGGTACATGATTTTATCAGTACACTGCCCAGTGGTTATGAATACAATGTAAAAGAGCGGGGCATTATGCTTTCCAGTGGTCAACGGCAGCTGATTGCCTTCCTCAGGGCTTATGTGAGCAATCCGGGCATCCTGATTTTGGATGAGGCCACCTCTTCCGTCGATACGTATACGGAACGGCTCATACAAGAGGCAACCAATAAGATTACGGAAGACAGGACTTCAATTATCATAGCACATCGGTTGGCCACGGTTAAAAAGGCGGATAAGATCATTGTTATGGATTCGGGCCAAATCGTAGAAATGGGAACCCATCGGGAACTTCTTAAGAAAGATGGGTACTATAGTGATCTATATCAGGCGCAATTTTTGCAGGAGGAATTGGCCTAG
- a CDS encoding DUF3667 domain-containing protein, protein MNCKTCENTLRSDFSYCPSCGAKIVRNRLTLKNIWQDLSFQVFNLDNTLLKTFRQLFTKPDVVIESFISGARKKYMNPVSYFAIAITLSGLMFYILRNWYHINLTENNLNQTNAPNMEFIFDYQGLLSYLLMPVYALMTWILFLDIKKLNFTEHLVANTYTTAQMSFVQVVIAIPLFGFFNINYQNFNWLLLLFSVSFQFYAFKKLHKVGFFNIVLRAIAYLVMFAFVMLGIGVLILIIGLLTGTINLEDFRPK, encoded by the coding sequence ATGAATTGCAAAACATGTGAAAACACCTTACGCTCGGACTTCAGTTATTGTCCATCATGTGGTGCTAAAATCGTCAGGAATCGACTCACCCTAAAAAATATTTGGCAGGACTTAAGCTTTCAGGTATTTAATCTGGACAACACCTTATTGAAGACCTTTAGACAGCTGTTCACCAAACCCGATGTGGTCATTGAAAGCTTTATTTCGGGGGCAAGGAAGAAATACATGAATCCCGTTAGCTATTTTGCCATTGCCATCACGCTTTCCGGGCTTATGTTCTACATACTCAGGAATTGGTACCACATCAACCTCACCGAGAACAACCTGAATCAGACGAATGCCCCAAACATGGAATTTATCTTTGATTACCAAGGTCTTTTGTCCTATCTGTTAATGCCGGTTTACGCTTTGATGACGTGGATATTGTTCCTTGACATCAAAAAACTCAATTTTACGGAGCATCTGGTAGCCAACACCTATACCACAGCTCAAATGTCCTTTGTCCAGGTCGTGATCGCCATACCCTTGTTTGGTTTTTTCAACATCAATTACCAAAACTTCAACTGGCTCCTTTTACTGTTCTCCGTTTCTTTTCAGTTTTATGCCTTTAAGAAGTTACACAAGGTAGGGTTCTTCAATATTGTCCTAAGGGCAATCGCATACTTGGTCATGTTCGCTTTTGTAATGTTGGGAATAGGCGTTCTTATCTTGATAATTGGCCTGCTGACCGGTACTATAAATCTTGAGGATTTTAGACCAAAATAG
- a CDS encoding diadenylate cyclase: MEFLNFLEFKITDFIDIILVAVLLYYIYKLVKGTVAINIFIGIVIVWALWKLTELLQMKMISSMVGGFMNIGLIALIIVFQQEIRKFLLLIGSTNFATKRSFIRHFKFLKQEALPTDVDVDAIIGACKNMGISKTGAILVIERNNNLDFVKSSGDKMNIEITQPIIESIFFKNSPLHDGATIIQENYITATRVILPVSNERNIPLRFGLRHRAAVGITEKTDALCLVVSEETGMISYIKNGEFVLYKSLEELTEMIKKDLT, translated from the coding sequence TTGGAGTTTTTGAATTTCCTGGAATTTAAGATTACCGATTTTATAGACATCATACTGGTTGCGGTATTGCTATACTATATCTACAAATTGGTAAAGGGAACGGTCGCCATTAATATATTTATTGGAATTGTCATTGTCTGGGCCCTTTGGAAATTGACCGAACTGCTGCAAATGAAGATGATCAGTAGCATGGTAGGTGGGTTTATGAACATTGGTCTAATTGCTTTGATCATTGTTTTTCAGCAGGAGATACGAAAGTTTTTACTCCTTATTGGATCAACCAATTTTGCCACCAAACGAAGTTTTATCCGTCACTTTAAATTTCTGAAACAAGAGGCCCTTCCTACCGATGTTGACGTGGATGCCATTATAGGGGCCTGCAAAAATATGGGCATTAGTAAGACCGGGGCCATTTTGGTAATAGAACGGAACAACAATCTTGACTTTGTCAAATCTTCCGGGGATAAAATGAATATTGAGATTACACAGCCCATTATAGAAAGTATCTTTTTTAAAAATAGTCCCCTGCATGACGGGGCGACAATCATCCAGGAAAATTACATTACCGCTACAAGGGTCATATTACCGGTCTCCAATGAACGGAACATTCCGTTACGATTTGGACTTCGCCATAGGGCGGCTGTTGGCATTACCGAGAAAACGGATGCGCTCTGTCTGGTGGTCAGTGAAGAAACAGGGATGATATCCTACATTAAAAATGGTGAGTTCGTGCTTTACAAGAGCCTTGAGGAACTTACCGAAATGATTAAAAAGGATTTAACCTAA
- the folP gene encoding dihydropteroate synthase — MTINCNGRLLDLTTPKVMGILNITPDSFYDGGRYNNPASIVQQVERMLKEGASLIDIGAHSSKPGAKDVSEDVELHRVLPVVNLILNEFPHAVLSIDTFRSRVAKKCLQVGAAMINDISGGYLDHKMMATVAEFQVPFIAMHMRGTPQTMKSMTTYDDMLKEVLFYFSEIIAKARDLKINDLILDPGFGFAKTVEQNYRLLQHLDLFKNLERPILAGVSRKSMIYKTLGCTPEKALNGTTALHMAALERGANILRAHDVQEAMECIRLFQALESVKMA, encoded by the coding sequence ATGACCATAAACTGCAACGGAAGACTCCTGGATTTGACCACTCCCAAAGTCATGGGAATTCTTAATATTACCCCGGATTCCTTTTATGACGGTGGTAGGTACAACAACCCGGCATCCATTGTACAACAGGTGGAACGCATGCTTAAGGAAGGGGCATCCCTAATTGATATTGGGGCCCATAGCTCCAAACCCGGGGCAAAGGACGTTAGTGAGGATGTAGAACTGCACCGTGTACTGCCCGTTGTTAACTTAATCCTGAACGAATTTCCCCATGCCGTTTTGTCCATTGACACCTTTAGAAGTAGGGTTGCCAAAAAATGTTTGCAGGTAGGGGCCGCAATGATCAATGACATTAGTGGTGGGTATTTGGACCACAAAATGATGGCCACTGTGGCCGAATTCCAGGTACCCTTCATTGCCATGCATATGCGCGGGACGCCACAGACCATGAAATCAATGACTACCTATGACGATATGCTAAAGGAAGTCCTTTTTTACTTTTCCGAAATCATCGCGAAAGCAAGGGATTTAAAAATAAATGATCTTATTCTTGATCCGGGCTTTGGATTTGCGAAAACCGTGGAACAAAACTATAGGTTGCTCCAACACCTGGACCTATTCAAGAACCTAGAGCGCCCCATACTTGCTGGAGTAAGCAGAAAGTCCATGATTTACAAAACCTTAGGGTGCACTCCGGAAAAAGCCCTAAATGGCACAACGGCACTGCATATGGCCGCTTTGGAAAGGGGGGCCAATATTCTTAGGGCCCACGATGTTCAAGAGGCCATGGAATGCATTCGCCTATTTCAGGCATTGGAATCCGTAAAAATGGCCTGA
- a CDS encoding DUF1599 domain-containing protein yields the protein MQQTSKQYDTVIETCRELFKKKTKDYGTAWRILRLPSLTDQIFIKAQRIRGLQEKEVQKVDEGERSEFIGIVNYSIMALVQLEKGVADQPDLSPKEALELYNGQVAKTKNLMEAKNHDYGEAWREMRVSSLTDLILQKLLRVKEIENNKGKTIASEGVDANYQDMVNYAVFALIHLNEEK from the coding sequence ATGCAGCAAACCTCAAAACAATACGATACGGTTATAGAAACGTGTCGGGAACTCTTCAAAAAAAAGACAAAAGATTACGGCACCGCATGGCGGATTTTACGGCTTCCGTCATTAACGGACCAAATTTTTATTAAAGCCCAACGCATACGTGGTCTTCAGGAAAAAGAGGTGCAGAAAGTGGATGAAGGGGAACGTTCCGAGTTTATTGGGATCGTCAATTATTCCATTATGGCATTGGTCCAGTTGGAAAAAGGGGTGGCCGATCAGCCCGATTTAAGTCCAAAAGAAGCTTTGGAACTATATAATGGGCAGGTAGCAAAAACCAAAAACCTGATGGAGGCCAAAAATCATGACTATGGGGAGGCCTGGCGTGAAATGCGGGTCAGTTCCTTGACCGATTTGATCCTTCAAAAATTATTACGGGTAAAAGAGATTGAAAACAATAAAGGCAAGACCATCGCCAGTGAGGGAGTGGATGCCAATTATCAGGATATGGTCAACTACGCTGTATTTGCTTTAATTCACTTGAACGAGGAAAAATGA
- a CDS encoding BT_3928 family protein encodes MKYLVGFSRVFVGVLFIISGFIKLNDPVGFSFKLEEYFSPAVLDFPFLEPYALAISIFVVIVEVLLGVMLLLGFKPKFTIWSLLAMIVFFTFLTFYSAYYNKVTDCGCFGDAVKLTPWESFAKDIVLLVLILILWKGSKYIQPLFSDKYNWIGMGVATLLCIWFCNHVLNHLPSIDFRPYKIGANIMEGMIIPEDAPKPVQEFSWKFNQNGEEKVYVTNGAYPNVEGDFIGVETKVIQEGYEPPIHDFTIEKEGGDYTEEMLQEPKLVMVIAYDLAKSDLEAFTEVKEHTDKALQNGYKVIGMSASGGDESNAVIQEYDLNFDFYFTDMTTLKTIVRSNPAILVLEKGTILQKKHHNDFDALEFD; translated from the coding sequence ATGAAGTATTTAGTAGGATTTTCACGGGTTTTTGTAGGGGTGCTTTTCATTATTAGTGGGTTCATTAAACTAAATGATCCGGTAGGTTTCTCCTTTAAGTTGGAAGAGTATTTTAGCCCTGCGGTACTGGATTTTCCCTTCTTGGAGCCTTACGCCCTCGCCATATCCATATTTGTGGTCATTGTGGAGGTCCTGTTGGGTGTGATGTTACTTCTGGGATTTAAACCCAAGTTCACCATTTGGAGCCTTTTGGCCATGATCGTGTTCTTTACCTTCCTAACATTTTATTCGGCCTACTATAACAAGGTCACGGATTGCGGGTGCTTTGGTGATGCCGTAAAGCTTACGCCCTGGGAGTCTTTTGCCAAGGATATTGTGCTTTTGGTTTTGATATTGATTTTGTGGAAGGGATCAAAGTATATCCAACCCTTGTTTTCCGATAAGTACAACTGGATTGGAATGGGTGTGGCAACCCTGTTGTGTATCTGGTTTTGCAACCATGTATTGAACCACTTGCCATCCATAGATTTTAGGCCCTACAAGATAGGGGCAAACATTATGGAAGGAATGATCATCCCTGAAGATGCCCCCAAGCCCGTTCAGGAGTTTTCCTGGAAATTCAATCAGAATGGCGAGGAAAAAGTATATGTTACCAATGGCGCCTATCCCAATGTGGAAGGTGATTTTATTGGAGTGGAGACCAAGGTCATCCAGGAAGGTTACGAACCTCCCATTCATGATTTCACCATAGAAAAAGAGGGTGGGGATTATACAGAGGAGATGCTCCAGGAACCAAAACTGGTCATGGTTATTGCTTATGATTTGGCCAAAAGCGACTTGGAAGCCTTTACGGAAGTCAAGGAACACACGGACAAGGCTTTACAAAATGGGTACAAGGTTATTGGAATGTCTGCCTCGGGAGGGGACGAAAGCAATGCCGTGATCCAAGAGTATGATTTAAACTTTGATTTCTATTTCACGGATATGACAACCCTTAAGACCATTGTACGTTCCAATCCGGCCATCTTGGTTTTGGAAAAAGGGACCATCCTGCAAAAAAAGCACCATAATGATTTTGATGCCTTGGAATTCGATTAA
- the tpiA gene encoding triose-phosphate isomerase — protein MRTQIVAGNWKMNKNLDETEILLSELSAKLPDSTAEVIVAPTFVNLASTVRQLQNSVIQVAAQNMHFAENGAYTGEISADMLLNIGVEIVILGHSERRAYFGEDDALLAKKVNTALDKNMRIIFCFGEELEERKSGNHFSVVESQLKNALFHLDQSQWNNIILAYEPVWAIGTGETASPEQAQEMHAFIRKTIKDAYNDEVAEGVAILYGGSVKPNNAAEIFSKPDVDGGLIGGASLKCDDFTAIVEAI, from the coding sequence ATGAGAACCCAAATAGTAGCTGGCAACTGGAAAATGAACAAAAATCTGGACGAAACGGAAATATTACTTTCCGAACTCTCCGCTAAACTCCCTGATTCAACGGCCGAGGTCATTGTGGCGCCAACTTTTGTGAACCTGGCATCCACGGTAAGGCAGTTGCAAAATTCCGTAATTCAGGTTGCTGCCCAAAACATGCATTTTGCGGAAAATGGTGCTTATACCGGTGAGATTTCGGCGGACATGCTCTTGAACATTGGAGTGGAGATTGTGATTTTAGGCCACTCGGAACGTCGGGCCTACTTTGGGGAAGATGACGCGCTGTTAGCTAAAAAAGTCAATACCGCACTGGACAAAAACATGCGGATTATTTTCTGTTTTGGAGAAGAACTTGAGGAACGTAAGTCCGGAAACCATTTCTCGGTAGTGGAAAGTCAACTTAAGAACGCCCTTTTCCACTTGGACCAAAGTCAATGGAATAACATCATTTTGGCCTATGAGCCCGTTTGGGCCATTGGTACAGGGGAGACCGCTTCACCGGAGCAAGCCCAGGAAATGCATGCCTTTATAAGGAAAACCATAAAAGATGCGTACAATGATGAAGTTGCCGAGGGGGTTGCCATTTTGTACGGAGGTAGTGTTAAACCCAATAATGCGGCCGAAATCTTTTCCAAACCGGATGTGGATGGTGGACTTATTGGAGGAGCATCGCTTAAATGTGATGATTTTACTGCCATTGTTGAGGCCATTTAA
- the prmA gene encoding 50S ribosomal protein L11 methyltransferase, whose translation MSYLEYRFLVRPLQPASDMLMAELGELGFESFVETDNGVLAYVQTDQSPHETDIDSLFVAQHPDFEISWSFTKVEQQNWNAEWEKNFHPISVGNRCRIRAPFHPHENVEFDIVIEPKMSFGTGHHETTRMMLQLLLDENMAGKKVLDMGSGTGVLAILTEMMGADNIMAVDIDVWCFENARENVERNQCKKIQVVQGDAHVLGNEKYDLIIANINRNILLKDIPIYASCLKKAGDLFLSGFYLNDLDMISAKCGEFNLKLEKKIVENDWVAVKYVH comes from the coding sequence GTGTCGTATTTAGAATATAGGTTCCTGGTAAGGCCACTACAACCTGCCTCGGACATGCTTATGGCCGAGTTGGGTGAATTGGGTTTTGAAAGTTTTGTCGAAACGGACAATGGGGTTTTGGCTTACGTTCAAACGGATCAAAGCCCGCACGAAACGGATATAGATTCCCTATTTGTGGCACAGCATCCCGATTTTGAAATATCATGGTCCTTTACCAAAGTCGAGCAACAAAACTGGAATGCCGAATGGGAGAAAAACTTCCATCCCATAAGTGTGGGGAATCGGTGTAGGATACGCGCTCCATTTCATCCCCATGAAAATGTGGAATTTGATATCGTCATAGAACCAAAAATGAGTTTTGGTACGGGTCACCATGAAACGACCCGTATGATGTTACAGTTGCTTTTGGATGAAAACATGGCGGGCAAAAAGGTACTGGACATGGGGTCTGGGACTGGAGTTTTGGCAATTCTAACCGAGATGATGGGTGCAGATAATATCATGGCCGTGGATATTGATGTCTGGTGTTTCGAAAATGCCCGGGAAAACGTGGAACGTAATCAATGCAAAAAGATACAGGTAGTACAAGGGGATGCCCATGTGCTGGGAAACGAAAAATATGATTTGATTATCGCCAATATTAATCGGAACATCCTGCTGAAGGATATTCCGATATATGCCTCTTGTTTAAAAAAAGCCGGTGACTTATTTCTTAGTGGCTTCTATTTGAACGATTTGGATATGATATCTGCAAAATGTGGGGAGTTTAATTTAAAACTTGAAAAAAAAATAGTGGAGAATGACTGGGTTGCCGTAAAATATGTACATTAG
- a CDS encoding ATP-dependent Clp protease adaptor ClpS, translating into MGLKEKLSEDLLLEEEVVKQNEIILFNDDVNTFDHVINTLIDVCEHSPEQAEQCSLIVHYNGKCTVKTGEYDDLKPRCSKLLQAGLSAEIV; encoded by the coding sequence ATGGGACTTAAGGAAAAACTTTCTGAAGATCTTCTACTTGAGGAAGAAGTGGTCAAACAAAACGAAATCATCCTTTTTAATGATGACGTAAATACCTTTGACCATGTCATTAACACCCTAATTGATGTCTGTGAACATTCCCCCGAACAAGCGGAACAGTGTTCCCTTATTGTGCACTACAATGGAAAATGTACGGTGAAGACCGGGGAATACGATGATTTGAAACCACGATGCAGTAAGTTATTGCAGGCAGGCCTTAGTGCAGAAATCGTATAG
- a CDS encoding sugar phosphate isomerase/epimerase family protein gives MIKKFLCIGLLGLFVTLNAQERLGGLALYTVRYDMGKDAMGTLEKVAEIGYATIEAAGYDGGKYYGMKPQQFKEALKDLKLHPLSTHQSSITLKNADKQFSAAKEAGFTYFVIPIPPMGMFTFDQATKTMGMKGSVKDLAKILDELGEKAAKYGLQLLYHNHDFEFKPNDDGVIPIDYLLENVNPEYVNFEMDLFWVTKAEADPVAYFEKYPGRFKLWHVKDMGDNGLFAPVGEGNIDFKRILDKKELSGMEGYFVEQDMTFDKKPLEAIKISHNGLKEIGFK, from the coding sequence ATGATCAAAAAATTTTTATGTATAGGCCTATTGGGCCTTTTTGTTACACTCAACGCACAGGAAAGGCTAGGGGGATTGGCACTTTACACCGTAAGGTATGATATGGGCAAAGATGCTATGGGGACCTTGGAAAAAGTGGCCGAAATAGGCTATGCAACCATCGAGGCGGCCGGCTATGACGGCGGAAAGTATTATGGTATGAAGCCCCAACAATTTAAGGAGGCCCTTAAGGATTTAAAATTGCATCCTTTGAGTACCCATCAGAGTTCCATTACCCTAAAAAATGCTGATAAGCAGTTTTCTGCTGCCAAGGAGGCTGGGTTTACCTACTTTGTGATTCCCATACCGCCCATGGGAATGTTCACTTTTGATCAGGCCACAAAGACCATGGGGATGAAAGGGTCTGTTAAGGACCTGGCAAAGATTCTCGATGAACTTGGAGAGAAAGCCGCAAAGTACGGTCTTCAATTGTTGTACCATAACCATGATTTTGAATTTAAGCCCAATGACGATGGGGTAATACCCATTGATTATCTATTGGAAAATGTCAATCCGGAATACGTTAATTTTGAAATGGACCTGTTTTGGGTAACCAAGGCAGAAGCCGATCCCGTTGCTTATTTTGAAAAATATCCTGGACGATTCAAATTGTGGCATGTTAAGGATATGGGGGACAACGGATTATTTGCTCCTGTGGGTGAAGGCAATATAGACTTCAAGAGAATTCTCGACAAAAAGGAACTGTCAGGTATGGAGGGCTATTTTGTGGAACAGGACATGACTTTTGATAAAAAACCGTTGGAAGCAATAAAAATAAGCCATAACGGGCTAAAGGAAATAGGGTTCAAGTAA
- a CDS encoding right-handed parallel beta-helix repeat-containing protein: MKKIFCILSILFLSFSHQLISQDLYVDPENGNDHNPATKDFPLQTIKKAVARANSLTGTGTISIKLFPGIYTLEDRIDINPVRVMTDTTRFIIEAVHLPDAVDWTQEKMPKIQSVSGNNSETIFPHSLGFLVASPHVTFRGLKFLGNGNPATPYYYPIAKEDKDLGDLEIVQCYFIGNKEGAAIQAGLYLHGPNTTVSHCIFHECRNGILLFNNVDGFTVRNTIITKSYESAFWLGPDDMPFTFTNNVIVDNNNFIVGRSEDLKYSSPLQNSIIVDNDGYVGYWSRENQHIVPISKPNINDSSIKRKGKVALIENKTVVLPKKHLHLTDDSNSKKLRAGIFMED, translated from the coding sequence ATGAAAAAAATCTTTTGCATTCTTTCAATCCTTTTTTTAAGCTTTTCCCATCAACTCATTTCACAGGACCTTTACGTTGACCCTGAAAACGGAAATGACCATAACCCGGCAACAAAGGATTTTCCTCTACAAACGATCAAAAAAGCGGTTGCCCGCGCAAATAGCTTGACAGGAACGGGCACTATTTCCATTAAACTATTTCCGGGAATCTATACCTTGGAAGATAGAATAGATATCAATCCTGTTCGGGTCATGACGGACACAACACGATTCATCATTGAAGCGGTACACCTGCCCGATGCTGTGGATTGGACACAGGAAAAAATGCCAAAAATCCAATCGGTTTCTGGAAACAACTCAGAAACCATTTTTCCGCACAGCCTGGGATTTTTGGTGGCCTCCCCACATGTTACTTTCCGTGGGCTAAAGTTTTTGGGAAATGGAAACCCAGCAACGCCATACTACTATCCAATTGCAAAAGAAGACAAGGATTTAGGGGATCTAGAGATTGTACAGTGCTATTTTATAGGGAATAAGGAAGGAGCCGCAATCCAGGCCGGGCTTTACCTTCACGGACCCAATACCACGGTATCGCATTGTATTTTCCATGAATGTAGAAATGGCATATTGTTATTCAATAATGTTGATGGATTCACGGTTAGGAACACTATTATTACCAAGAGTTACGAAAGTGCATTTTGGCTTGGGCCGGATGACATGCCATTTACTTTTACCAACAATGTCATTGTGGACAATAACAATTTTATCGTCGGTCGTTCCGAGGATTTGAAATATTCCTCCCCATTACAAAACAGTATTATTGTGGACAACGATGGTTATGTTGGATATTGGTCCAGGGAAAATCAGCATATTGTACCCATTTCAAAACCAAATATCAATGACTCCTCCATCAAGAGAAAAGGGAAAGTAGCGCTCATTGAAAACAAGACCGTAGTACTGCCCAAGAAACACCTGCACCTAACGGATGATTCCAATTCGAAAAAACTAAGGGCAGGTATTTTTATGGAAGACTGA
- a CDS encoding TetR/AcrR family transcriptional regulator, with protein MPVTEITDKEIADIALHQFLKDGIQEFTIKKLTALTGISTKTVYKIFGDKTNLLRVCLTTHYSRLFKILREKNSEASNPVVSFLEILYFIAELEFKVNPKFYADLNKYYPTLQDEIITTNQDAEFLFAHAIDQGIRQGFFESEIDPKIVLISLRQLYASITRDRLFEGFDYPVKTLLDNTVYLFIKGMCTPLGLQKLHEFTKQGIHNSQRSS; from the coding sequence ATGCCAGTTACGGAAATCACCGATAAGGAAATTGCCGATATCGCCTTACATCAATTTTTAAAGGACGGTATTCAAGAGTTTACCATTAAAAAATTAACGGCACTAACGGGCATTTCAACCAAAACGGTGTATAAAATCTTTGGTGACAAGACCAACCTGCTCCGAGTATGCCTTACCACTCACTATTCCCGGCTTTTTAAAATTCTTCGGGAAAAGAATTCCGAAGCAAGTAATCCCGTAGTTTCGTTTTTAGAGATCTTATATTTCATTGCAGAGCTCGAGTTTAAGGTGAATCCAAAGTTCTATGCCGATCTCAACAAGTACTATCCAACACTTCAGGATGAAATCATAACAACAAATCAAGACGCAGAATTCCTTTTTGCACATGCAATTGATCAAGGCATACGTCAAGGTTTTTTTGAAAGCGAAATCGACCCCAAAATTGTGCTGATAAGTTTGCGGCAGCTGTATGCCAGTATTACCAGGGACCGGCTTTTTGAAGGGTTCGATTATCCGGTCAAAACGCTTTTGGACAATACCGTTTACCTCTTTATTAAGGGGATGTGTACGCCTTTAGGGCTGCAAAAACTCCATGAATTTACAAAACAAGGAATACATAATTCACAACGATCATCATGA